One part of the Candidatus Bathyarchaeota archaeon genome encodes these proteins:
- a CDS encoding YHS domain-containing protein, with protein sequence MRDPVCGAVLDENTAKFKISYEGETYHFCSLVCKKRFKRQPTKFIK encoded by the coding sequence ATGAGAGATCCTGTATGCGGAGCAGTTCTAGACGAGAACACCGCAAAATTTAAAATTTCTTACGAGGGCGAAACCTACCATTTCTGCAGTTTAGTCTGCAAGAAACGCTTCAAGCGGCAACCCACCAAATTTATTAAATAA
- a CDS encoding DNA topoisomerase IV subunit A, which translates to MAQKKGKITERKQEVLNGLKSFGSQIYNQLEAGQFPTVNMPSRSTENITYDEHLRQYILGEKSVGRSARNIRHIKPFTQLAWVAMFSNELTSQRKTSTLRDVYYSAQAYEMTFSDQQESNNIITDLETLSGFAREDFNIFPEERSAIFGDLEIGYTVPGYEGKTVNLTSHPDGVLIGPAVTSSEFIKTSADKVIAIEKGALFTRFIEENVHNKHKSLLISCGGQAPRQTRSFIRRLHDELNLPVYILTDGDPWGMHIAQVIISGSANAAHLRELNTPDAVWSGVWASDIIEYKLPTDPLDEVDIKRLYELQKDPRYQNDPVWQREIKTFLKIKRKTELEAFSRYGLTYIVDEYLPTKLDQKPKEAAGKTGKKNSS; encoded by the coding sequence ATGGCGCAGAAGAAGGGTAAGATAACCGAGAGAAAACAGGAAGTCCTCAATGGCCTAAAGAGCTTTGGCAGCCAAATCTACAATCAACTCGAAGCAGGCCAATTCCCAACCGTTAACATGCCCAGCCGCAGCACCGAAAACATAACCTACGACGAACACCTGCGCCAGTACATTCTGGGCGAAAAAAGCGTCGGCAGAAGCGCCCGAAACATCCGCCACATCAAACCCTTCACGCAGCTAGCCTGGGTGGCAATGTTCAGCAACGAATTGACGAGTCAACGTAAAACCAGCACGCTAAGAGACGTCTACTACTCCGCGCAAGCTTACGAGATGACCTTCTCTGACCAGCAGGAATCAAACAACATCATCACAGACCTTGAGACCCTCAGCGGCTTCGCAAGGGAGGACTTTAACATTTTCCCCGAGGAACGCAGCGCAATTTTTGGCGACCTCGAAATCGGCTACACTGTACCAGGCTACGAAGGCAAAACCGTGAACCTGACCAGCCACCCCGACGGCGTCCTCATCGGCCCCGCAGTCACCTCATCGGAGTTCATTAAAACCAGCGCCGACAAAGTCATAGCCATCGAGAAAGGCGCCCTCTTCACCCGATTCATCGAAGAAAACGTCCACAACAAACACAAATCCCTGCTTATCTCCTGCGGTGGACAAGCTCCAAGGCAAACCCGCAGCTTCATACGCCGCCTCCACGACGAACTCAACCTCCCCGTCTACATCCTCACCGACGGCGACCCCTGGGGAATGCACATCGCCCAAGTCATCATCAGCGGCTCCGCCAACGCCGCGCACCTGCGTGAACTCAACACGCCCGACGCGGTCTGGAGTGGAGTTTGGGCAAGCGACATCATCGAATACAAGCTACCCACCGACCCCCTTGACGAAGTAGACATCAAACGCCTCTACGAACTCCAGAAAGACCCAAGATACCAAAATGACCCGGTGTGGCAGCGTGAAATCAAAACTTTCCTAAAGATCAAGCGTAAGACGGAGCTTGAAGCTTTCAGCAGATACGGGTTAACCTACATCGTGGACGAGTACTTGCCTACAAAACTGGATCAGAAACCCAAAGAGGCCGCCGGTAAAACTGGCAAGAAAAACAGTTCCTAA
- a CDS encoding ion transporter, with protein MPNQRNQSASETLPRSLFAPQNDPRADLREMVDAVFSDRLMIFLSLIIVPMLLVPIFFQLNDSVLVFLEICDWIIVLLFVAEYLTKLYVAEDRWRHFKSSWHIVDLLIIVLPFVQYLPLLQLTLTGSPSLLLRLLRLPRAIAVGGRAVAGRRAGGSIALESKEMFPETLIRQVDSELEPKTLSWSEFREHLADSTCEEWIDLQHVSDEGFLELSRVLGVSELHFKSNLVDDIFPHIDYVAKSSFIFLQRGKIQYPEHAGKDFVISRLGLIAICNGTKVITVSRHSTAILENILPSLKQRRDIDAFAVPVLYSLLDYMLSGYRSVLSEIEIELLKISATPRSKLPKDFLERIYQLDKEVSRVVSNLLHFKDMLSVIISRKVPLAGFDEDGEEAFHVLQDSAAYLNEISHDLIENLRSIIDLYINQTSFETNRILKILAVVTSISVIPSAVSGVIGANLLDVPYGAFLWQVSFVIAICMAFAAYSFVKLGWLKT; from the coding sequence ATGCCAAACCAACGCAATCAATCTGCAAGCGAAACCTTGCCGCGTTCGCTCTTTGCGCCTCAAAATGACCCCCGCGCTGACCTTCGAGAGATGGTGGACGCGGTTTTTTCAGATCGCCTCATGATTTTCTTATCCTTAATTATCGTGCCCATGCTTTTGGTTCCTATATTCTTCCAGCTCAACGATTCAGTGCTGGTTTTTCTTGAAATCTGCGACTGGATAATTGTCCTGCTCTTTGTCGCCGAGTACCTAACCAAGCTTTATGTGGCAGAGGACCGCTGGAGACACTTCAAATCATCCTGGCACATAGTGGACTTGCTCATTATTGTTTTGCCCTTCGTGCAGTACCTGCCCCTGCTCCAACTCACCCTAACCGGTTCCCCCTCGCTTCTGTTGCGGCTGCTTAGGCTGCCCCGAGCTATAGCGGTGGGCGGCAGAGCAGTTGCGGGAAGACGGGCAGGAGGCAGCATCGCGTTAGAATCTAAAGAAATGTTTCCTGAAACCCTCATCCGCCAAGTAGACTCTGAGTTGGAGCCTAAGACCCTCTCGTGGAGCGAGTTTAGAGAGCATTTAGCAGACTCGACATGCGAGGAATGGATTGACCTACAGCACGTTTCCGACGAAGGCTTCCTGGAACTCAGTCGAGTGCTAGGAGTCTCTGAGCTGCATTTTAAAAGCAACTTGGTTGACGACATTTTTCCGCACATCGATTACGTGGCGAAATCTTCCTTTATTTTTCTGCAGCGGGGTAAAATCCAGTATCCTGAGCATGCAGGCAAAGACTTTGTTATTTCCCGTTTGGGTTTAATTGCCATATGTAACGGCACCAAAGTCATCACCGTATCTCGGCACAGCACGGCTATCCTTGAAAACATCCTGCCCTCGCTTAAGCAACGACGAGACATCGACGCTTTTGCGGTTCCCGTACTCTATAGCCTCCTTGATTACATGCTAAGCGGTTACCGCTCGGTGCTCTCAGAAATCGAAATTGAATTACTCAAAATCAGCGCTACCCCCCGCTCTAAACTTCCCAAGGACTTCCTCGAACGCATCTACCAACTTGACAAAGAGGTCTCTCGGGTGGTGTCTAATTTGCTGCATTTTAAGGATATGCTAAGCGTCATCATATCCCGTAAGGTTCCTCTAGCCGGCTTCGATGAGGACGGGGAAGAGGCGTTTCATGTGCTGCAGGACAGCGCCGCCTACCTTAACGAGATATCGCATGATTTAATCGAGAATTTACGCTCCATCATCGACCTCTACATTAACCAAACGTCATTTGAGACTAACCGTATTCTTAAAATCCTCGCGGTTGTGACCTCCATTTCGGTGATCCCCTCGGCTGTCAGCGGCGTTATCGGCGCGAACCTGCTGGATGTGCCTTATGGCGCTTTTCTTTGGCAGGTAAGCTTTGTTATCGCGATTTGTATGGCTTTTGCGGCTTACAGTTTTGTTAAGTTGGGTTGGCTTAAAACTTAG
- a CDS encoding DUF1015 domain-containing protein → MDIRPFKAITYTPKAGDPKDLITQPYDKIDVAEQKEYYALSNYNFCRLILPLEDDKYAVANQRIEQWLKEGAMTKQTQPAVFVSRQEFILNGKAYQRTGIIAALRLYPYSENMVFPHEATYKAPKADRLNMLRTVQKDLEPVFLMYQDQKEESVRWMEAVAESEPMIQVTDALGVHHTVWRVSDPQKIGALQAILKPKPMVITDGHHRYESALAYRDEMRAKTGCTGDCAFNFYMCYMVPVQEEGLIVLPTHRLLKNYKLTPELLHAFLFFFDLYPVAPTVEGIEEFLASHQREHVFCVYDGAKAYGLQLKHDTAVYDFVNANVRKETKIFDVVILRDIVFRFILKTGELCIDENIMYIRWTKAAMEKVNRGEASIAFMVNPVPAKTIAEIAVQHEMLPEKSTDFYPKLVSGLVLMDVSVHEKL, encoded by the coding sequence GTGGATATTCGACCCTTTAAAGCCATAACTTACACGCCAAAAGCCGGCGACCCCAAAGACCTCATTACGCAGCCCTACGACAAAATCGATGTTGCAGAACAAAAAGAGTACTATGCGCTTTCAAATTACAATTTCTGCCGCCTTATTCTGCCGCTGGAAGATGACAAATACGCGGTGGCGAACCAGCGCATCGAGCAGTGGCTAAAGGAGGGCGCGATGACCAAGCAAACTCAGCCGGCGGTTTTTGTGTCCCGCCAAGAATTCATCCTTAACGGCAAAGCTTATCAGCGCACAGGCATCATTGCGGCGCTGCGGCTCTACCCCTACAGCGAGAACATGGTGTTCCCCCATGAAGCCACCTACAAGGCACCTAAAGCTGACCGACTTAACATGCTGCGGACGGTGCAGAAGGATTTGGAGCCTGTGTTTTTGATGTATCAGGACCAAAAAGAGGAATCTGTCCGCTGGATGGAGGCGGTTGCGGAGTCGGAGCCGATGATACAGGTAACTGACGCGTTAGGCGTGCATCATACGGTATGGCGGGTATCTGACCCCCAGAAAATCGGTGCGTTGCAGGCTATTTTGAAGCCTAAACCCATGGTTATCACCGACGGCCACCACCGCTACGAAAGCGCACTTGCCTACCGCGACGAGATGCGCGCCAAAACCGGCTGCACAGGCGACTGCGCCTTCAACTTCTACATGTGCTACATGGTGCCCGTGCAGGAGGAAGGCTTAATCGTGCTGCCTACCCATCGACTGCTAAAAAACTACAAACTAACCCCTGAGTTGCTGCATGCGTTTCTGTTCTTCTTTGACCTCTACCCAGTAGCCCCCACAGTCGAGGGCATCGAGGAGTTTTTGGCCAGCCACCAACGCGAGCATGTCTTCTGCGTCTACGACGGCGCAAAAGCCTATGGGCTCCAGCTTAAGCATGACACGGCAGTCTACGACTTCGTGAACGCCAACGTAAGGAAGGAAACCAAAATCTTCGACGTAGTTATTCTGCGCGATATCGTTTTCCGCTTCATTCTTAAAACCGGCGAGTTATGCATCGACGAAAACATCATGTACATCCGCTGGACCAAGGCGGCGATGGAGAAGGTGAACCGCGGAGAAGCCAGCATCGCCTTCATGGTGAATCCGGTGCCCGCTAAAACCATAGCTGAAATCGCGGTGCAGCATGAGATGTTGCCTGAGAAATCCACGGATTTCTATCCTAAGCTGGTGTCGGGGCTGGTTCTGATGGATGTTTCTGTGCACGAAAAATTGTAG
- a CDS encoding aminotransferase class V-fold PLP-dependent enzyme, giving the protein MHKKLLIPGPTEVSKEMLQEQTHHLIGHREKEFSDLYGGITDKITKFFQLTADCKPTVTTGSGTLWFDIIGRSIVKEKALACVNGAFSKRCAQTLSACGKATDVLEVEMGKAIKPDMVAEKLAAGKYDTLTVCHNETSTGVRSPVAEIGKMVKKEFPDVIFAVDAVSSMAGDKTLPSEFNCDIVFGSTQKCFALPPGLAVALVSDRAIQRATQVPNRGAYTDLVDIFEFEKKHQTPFTPNVSLLYALNKRMDLLLEETYDKVYQRHLDMANYTQAWAKKHFSMFPEAGYESITVSCINANGKDVKALNNKLGERGYLISAGYGNLKDKTFRIGHMGEWTLAGIKDVIANIDDIWGLQ; this is encoded by the coding sequence TTGCACAAAAAACTCTTGATTCCGGGTCCCACCGAAGTAAGCAAAGAGATGCTCCAAGAGCAAACCCACCATCTGATTGGTCACAGAGAAAAAGAATTCTCCGACCTATACGGAGGAATCACAGATAAAATCACAAAATTCTTCCAGTTAACAGCCGACTGCAAACCCACCGTAACCACAGGCTCAGGCACGCTTTGGTTTGACATAATCGGCAGAAGCATCGTTAAAGAGAAGGCGCTTGCATGCGTCAACGGCGCATTCTCCAAACGCTGCGCGCAAACCCTCAGCGCATGTGGCAAAGCAACCGATGTCCTTGAAGTCGAGATGGGCAAAGCCATAAAACCCGACATGGTCGCGGAGAAGCTTGCCGCGGGCAAATACGACACCCTAACGGTATGCCACAACGAAACCAGCACAGGCGTCAGAAGCCCAGTTGCCGAAATCGGCAAGATGGTTAAAAAGGAATTCCCAGACGTCATCTTCGCGGTCGACGCGGTTTCCTCGATGGCGGGCGATAAGACCTTGCCCTCCGAATTCAACTGCGACATCGTCTTTGGCAGCACCCAGAAATGCTTCGCGCTTCCCCCCGGCTTAGCCGTGGCTCTTGTAAGCGACCGCGCCATCCAGCGGGCAACACAGGTACCAAACCGCGGCGCATATACTGACCTGGTGGACATCTTTGAGTTCGAAAAGAAACACCAAACCCCCTTCACCCCCAACGTCTCGCTACTCTACGCCCTCAACAAACGCATGGATTTGCTGCTTGAAGAAACATACGATAAAGTCTATCAGCGCCACCTTGACATGGCAAACTACACCCAAGCCTGGGCTAAGAAGCACTTCAGCATGTTCCCCGAGGCAGGCTACGAATCCATAACGGTAAGCTGCATCAACGCAAACGGCAAAGACGTCAAAGCCCTAAACAATAAGCTGGGTGAACGCGGCTACCTGATTTCCGCTGGCTACGGCAACCTAAAGGACAAGACCTTCCGCATCGGCCACATGGGCGAATGGACCCTAGCAGGCATTAAGGACGTAATCGCGAACATCGACGACATTTGGGGATTGCAGTGA
- a CDS encoding hydroxyacid dehydrogenase, with product MTIKILVSDKIADEGIKLLEKEGYAVTRGWDIPKPDLSKVIGDYDVLIVRSATKVKGELLENAKKLRVIGRAGEGLDNVDYERAKQLGISLVNTPHVSYESVAELTMGHMIALARNIVQGTLTLREGKWEKEKLMGREINGKTLGVIGCGYIGKDVERLALAFGMKVIVVEECVHDRFVPLAEMLPQADFITLHVPLTPKTKHLIGPAEFALMKTGVCIVDCSRGGVIDQASLYEALVSGKVAGAALDVFEEEPPKNSRLLTLPNVIATPHMGAQTFEAQHRASLQIANNVIGALEKLNL from the coding sequence GTGACCATAAAAATCCTCGTAAGCGACAAAATCGCTGACGAAGGCATAAAACTGCTTGAAAAAGAAGGCTACGCTGTCACGCGGGGATGGGACATACCCAAACCTGACCTCTCCAAAGTCATCGGCGACTACGATGTTCTCATCGTGCGCAGCGCCACCAAAGTTAAAGGTGAACTTTTGGAGAACGCCAAGAAGCTACGTGTCATCGGCAGGGCAGGCGAAGGCTTAGACAACGTGGATTATGAGCGGGCAAAGCAGCTGGGCATAAGCCTAGTTAACACCCCCCATGTTTCCTACGAGAGCGTAGCGGAACTCACCATGGGTCACATGATTGCCCTTGCCCGCAACATCGTACAGGGAACCCTTACCCTAAGAGAGGGCAAATGGGAAAAAGAGAAGCTTATGGGCAGAGAAATCAACGGCAAAACCCTGGGGGTAATCGGCTGCGGCTACATCGGCAAAGACGTGGAGCGGCTGGCGTTGGCTTTCGGCATGAAAGTCATCGTTGTCGAGGAATGCGTGCATGACCGCTTTGTGCCGCTGGCGGAGATGCTGCCTCAGGCGGACTTCATCACATTGCATGTTCCTCTTACACCTAAAACCAAGCATCTGATTGGACCCGCAGAATTCGCCCTCATGAAGACGGGCGTATGCATTGTGGACTGCAGCCGCGGCGGAGTCATCGACCAAGCATCCCTCTACGAGGCGCTGGTCTCGGGTAAAGTCGCAGGCGCCGCGCTTGATGTCTTTGAGGAGGAGCCCCCCAAAAACAGCAGGCTCCTCACATTACCCAACGTGATCGCGACGCCGCATATGGGGGCGCAAACCTTTGAGGCGCAGCATCGGGCAAGCCTGCAGATAGCCAACAACGTTATAGGCGCCCTTGAGAAACTGAATCTATGA
- a CDS encoding DNA topoisomerase VI subunit B, translating to MSQATFEEMSASDFFYRNRDIAGLSNPSRSIFVAIREAVENSLDAAESERIPPDIYVRLSFEAEATKDTQVYKLRVEDNGSGIAPRFIPSAFGQVLYGSKYKLKQARGTFGLGGKMAVLYGQITTHQPVTVTSSTGQEKIYIFKLMIDIQRNKPIILDRKVLINKNNWRGTIIEFSLEGDYLRAMPKIIEYFKQTAMVNPYANLTFVDPKGRLYKFTRATTAMPEPPKETMPHPYGVDVELLQRLIQITECTTMSTFLRQHFHRVGEITAQKFLEFAALPPAKNPKKLTHEEIVRLMQNLKRYKDFLPPDASCLSPLGEELLKAGVAKELNPEYLVVHQRKPSTYAGHPFIVEMAMAYGGGVPKRGNFVIYRFANKIPLLYDEASDVSYRVISAMNWRRYKVQPDMPIAIVVHICSTKVPYKTVGKEFISDRPEVRREEANAIREVARQIQHFLARQEHVHNEKKRLGIFSKYLPKIAEFSTTLAGETQKPDIEKLLKSVQKYGAEEG from the coding sequence GTGTCACAAGCAACATTCGAGGAAATGAGCGCATCTGACTTTTTCTACCGCAACCGCGACATCGCCGGCCTCTCAAATCCGTCACGCAGCATCTTCGTCGCCATACGCGAAGCCGTCGAAAACAGCTTAGATGCCGCAGAAAGCGAAAGAATCCCCCCGGATATTTACGTGCGCTTATCCTTCGAGGCAGAGGCAACAAAAGACACCCAAGTTTACAAGCTACGCGTAGAAGACAACGGCAGCGGCATCGCGCCACGCTTCATACCCTCCGCCTTCGGCCAAGTTCTCTACGGCAGCAAATACAAGCTTAAACAGGCCCGCGGCACCTTCGGTTTAGGCGGCAAAATGGCGGTGCTTTATGGGCAAATCACAACGCATCAGCCAGTCACGGTTACCTCCAGCACGGGCCAAGAGAAAATTTACATTTTCAAGTTGATGATTGACATCCAGCGGAACAAACCCATAATTCTGGACCGTAAAGTCCTCATCAACAAGAACAACTGGCGTGGAACAATCATCGAATTCAGCCTCGAAGGCGACTACCTGCGGGCTATGCCAAAAATCATCGAGTACTTCAAGCAAACCGCCATGGTTAACCCCTACGCCAACCTCACCTTCGTAGACCCAAAGGGCAGACTCTACAAGTTCACCCGGGCAACCACCGCCATGCCTGAGCCCCCCAAAGAAACCATGCCGCACCCCTACGGCGTAGACGTTGAGTTGCTGCAGAGGCTCATCCAAATCACCGAATGCACCACGATGTCTACGTTTCTGAGGCAGCATTTCCACCGCGTCGGCGAAATCACCGCACAGAAATTCCTTGAATTCGCCGCGCTTCCGCCCGCTAAAAACCCCAAAAAGCTCACTCATGAAGAAATCGTCAGGTTGATGCAGAATCTTAAGCGCTACAAGGATTTCTTGCCGCCTGACGCAAGCTGTCTTTCGCCGCTGGGTGAAGAACTCCTCAAGGCAGGTGTAGCTAAGGAGCTTAACCCCGAGTATCTTGTGGTGCATCAGCGTAAACCCAGCACCTACGCGGGGCATCCCTTCATCGTGGAGATGGCTATGGCCTACGGGGGAGGCGTGCCTAAACGGGGCAACTTTGTCATTTACCGCTTCGCAAACAAAATCCCGCTGCTCTACGACGAAGCCAGCGACGTATCATACCGCGTTATTTCAGCCATGAATTGGCGCCGCTACAAGGTGCAACCCGACATGCCCATCGCCATCGTCGTGCACATATGCAGCACCAAAGTGCCCTACAAAACCGTGGGCAAAGAATTCATCTCCGACCGCCCCGAGGTCCGACGGGAAGAAGCCAACGCCATACGCGAAGTGGCACGGCAAATTCAGCATTTCCTCGCGCGGCAGGAACACGTGCATAACGAGAAGAAGCGGCTGGGCATCTTCAGCAAGTATCTGCCTAAAATCGCCGAGTTCTCCACCACGCTGGCGGGGGAAACCCAAAAACCTGACATAGAAAAATTATTGAAGAGTGTACAGAAGTATGGCGCAGAAGAAGGGTAA
- the aqpZ gene encoding aquaporin Z — protein MTEVEKPASVPEQIKPTSRYVAELIGTMILVFIGCGSAVAAGGFIGTQFAYLSIAFAFGIAVLAMVYALGGISGCHINPAITISMLIAKKISAKDAAFYIVAQCVGAVIGAGILYGIAVGTARFNIAISGLGQNGWGPTYNGGYDLTSALIAEIVLTFIFVLVVHGSTHQRVPKGFAGLSIGLALVMVHIVGIAITGTSVNPARSLGPAVFVGGLAIEQLWLFWVAPIIGGILAALVWRAFK, from the coding sequence ATGACTGAAGTAGAAAAACCAGCTTCTGTACCTGAACAGATTAAACCTACCTCTCGATATGTTGCAGAACTCATCGGAACCATGATTCTGGTGTTTATCGGCTGTGGCAGCGCAGTGGCAGCAGGCGGCTTCATAGGAACACAATTCGCTTACCTAAGTATCGCTTTTGCCTTCGGTATTGCCGTGTTAGCGATGGTTTACGCCCTCGGCGGAATCTCAGGTTGCCACATAAACCCCGCAATCACCATTTCCATGCTGATCGCCAAAAAAATTAGTGCTAAAGACGCTGCATTCTACATTGTGGCTCAATGCGTCGGTGCAGTAATCGGTGCAGGCATCCTATACGGAATCGCTGTCGGCACTGCCCGCTTCAACATCGCTATTTCGGGGCTAGGCCAAAACGGGTGGGGCCCAACCTATAACGGCGGATACGACTTGACCTCCGCATTAATCGCTGAAATCGTCTTGACCTTCATCTTTGTGCTGGTGGTTCATGGCTCAACGCACCAACGTGTTCCAAAAGGCTTCGCGGGACTATCCATCGGCTTAGCACTGGTAATGGTTCACATCGTCGGCATAGCAATAACGGGGACATCGGTGAATCCTGCCCGAAGTTTAGGTCCAGCGGTTTTCGTGGGCGGATTAGCAATCGAGCAACTATGGCTGTTCTGGGTGGCTCCGATAATCGGCGGCATTTTAGCGGCACTGGTATGGAGAGCCTTCAAGTAA
- a CDS encoding SIS domain-containing protein, with amino-acid sequence MKTEKFIKDYLIELKTAATNIRQEDINLALTLLYNAWKDGKQVFVAGNGGSASTATHFTCDLAKFTAVEDKQRFKAICLNDNIPLVSALTNDLGWENVYYEQLRNIMNSGDLLVVISVHGGSGADKAGIWSQNILKAAEYVQNNGGKVIGLAGFDGGALKQMADACIVAPVNSTPQVEGFHVVLTHLLCAALRQAITETGST; translated from the coding sequence ATGAAGACCGAGAAATTCATCAAAGATTACCTTATCGAGCTGAAAACGGCTGCAACAAATATTCGCCAAGAAGACATCAACCTCGCCCTAACCCTGCTCTACAACGCCTGGAAAGACGGCAAACAAGTCTTCGTCGCAGGCAACGGCGGATCAGCCTCAACAGCCACCCACTTTACATGTGACTTAGCCAAATTCACCGCAGTCGAAGACAAACAACGCTTTAAAGCAATCTGCCTAAACGACAATATCCCCCTAGTATCGGCGTTAACCAACGATTTAGGCTGGGAAAACGTGTACTATGAGCAGCTTAGAAATATAATGAACTCCGGCGACCTATTGGTAGTCATCAGCGTACACGGCGGCTCAGGAGCAGACAAAGCGGGAATCTGGTCGCAAAACATTCTAAAAGCAGCCGAATACGTGCAGAACAACGGCGGAAAAGTCATTGGGCTTGCGGGTTTTGACGGCGGCGCCCTAAAACAGATGGCTGACGCCTGCATAGTTGCCCCCGTAAACTCGACGCCCCAAGTTGAAGGCTTCCACGTTGTGTTAACCCACCTGCTCTGTGCTGCCCTACGTCAAGCCATAACCGAAACCGGCTCAACATGA
- a CDS encoding galactokinase, whose product MIVSKTPLRLTLGGGGTDLPAYCSQHGGFVVTSAIDKYIYLVINRRFEEPVRVSYSITEIVEPIGSIKHPVIREALEMLDLRSNLEIISIAEVPAETGLGSSSSFTVGLLHALHMYKDEHLSRQVLAEEACRLQMDILKEPCGYQDTFIAAYGGLVCLDIAKDGKVNVSSLKISDEAMRELENNLVFFYTGIKRSSSSVLKDQGNAVKEQGTQLDAMHEVKAIGYKVKHALENGDINQFGRLQHEHWLVKKRTSPVISTGLIDKWYELGLKNGALGGKLMGAGGGGFLMFYCENGRDSLRKAMAKEGLREIAFDFEADGSKISLNL is encoded by the coding sequence TTGATCGTTAGCAAAACCCCCCTGCGCTTAACCTTAGGCGGTGGCGGCACAGACCTGCCTGCCTACTGCAGCCAACACGGCGGCTTCGTGGTCACCTCAGCCATCGACAAATACATCTACCTAGTCATAAACCGCCGCTTCGAAGAGCCCGTTAGGGTCAGCTACTCCATAACGGAAATCGTGGAGCCCATCGGCAGCATCAAGCATCCTGTAATCCGGGAAGCCCTGGAAATGCTGGATTTACGCAGCAACCTCGAAATCATATCCATAGCCGAAGTCCCCGCTGAAACAGGCCTGGGCTCCTCCAGCAGCTTCACCGTGGGGCTGCTGCATGCACTCCACATGTACAAAGACGAGCATCTCTCCCGGCAAGTACTCGCCGAGGAAGCCTGCCGCCTACAAATGGATATCCTCAAAGAACCATGCGGCTACCAGGACACCTTCATTGCCGCATACGGCGGCTTAGTATGCCTCGACATAGCAAAAGACGGAAAAGTCAACGTTTCCTCACTGAAAATCTCCGATGAAGCCATGCGGGAACTCGAAAACAACCTCGTCTTCTTCTACACAGGAATAAAACGCAGTTCATCATCGGTCCTAAAAGACCAGGGCAATGCAGTGAAAGAGCAAGGAACACAACTTGACGCCATGCATGAAGTAAAGGCAATCGGCTACAAGGTCAAGCATGCCCTTGAAAACGGCGACATCAACCAGTTCGGGCGACTGCAGCATGAGCATTGGCTGGTAAAAAAACGAACTTCCCCAGTCATCTCAACAGGATTAATCGATAAATGGTATGAGCTTGGCCTCAAAAACGGCGCTTTAGGCGGCAAACTCATGGGGGCAGGCGGAGGCGGCTTCTTAATGTTCTATTGCGAAAACGGACGCGACAGCCTGAGAAAAGCCATGGCAAAAGAAGGCCTGCGCGAAATCGCGTTTGACTTCGAAGCCGACGGCTCCAAAATCTCACTGAACCTCTAA